In Gemmata obscuriglobus, a single genomic region encodes these proteins:
- a CDS encoding PQQ-dependent sugar dehydrogenase, with product MSPRTFARTAVHVTGFTVLALIALGWPTRAADDKVAQPRGDSAKRKPWTASKVTGSPEPPPKFRAVRAFPQVQVRHPVFFVPCPGTDRVFVGEQEGVMYSFANTPDAKRELAFDFGKELKTVEKLPGAKGVGELYGLAFHPEFAKNRHCYVCYTLNPKTPAKDGRFADGSRVSRFKVTDTNPPRLDPASEEIVLTFVGGGHNGGDLHFGPDGYLYISTGDAASPNPPDPLGTGQDCSDLLSSVLRIDINKKDGGKNYAVPQDNPFVGLKDVRPEIWAFGFRNPWRMSFDRKTGDLWVGDVGWELWEMVHKVEKGGNYGWSITEARQPVRPDQKIGPTPIRAPVIELPHTIAASVTGGYVYRGKKFPELAGAYVFGDWETRRVWAARFDGGRLTEMPEIMKPTVRPSAFGQDADGELYICDYDSGAIYTLERNTSNAANTQFPTRLSETGVFADVKKLEPAEGVIPFYVNGRQWQDGATADYLLALPGLSTVSFFEKPRPLPGQVFWHNFAMRFPKDAVLVKTLTLDVLGEKNLVETRAETQLLHFDGEDWRGYTYAWRDDQSDADLVPAEGGEKVFTVATGGKTEKGAWAAVGKREQMWTFHSRAQCLSCHNAWSEYSLAFNIRQLNRAPLFGGEKATNQLVHLTTEGYAHRIGDNEHVLPPFSAASVKKEPALVPLQADGTLDAKARSYLHVNCAHCHRFGGGGGQVVLELDAAKPLRETGIFDVRPRQGDFGLPDARIVAPGDPYRSVLFYRMAKFGRGRMPHLGSEFPHAHALDLVGKWIASLSSPPKDWTFPNPDLTRPEKAYVTFGEAWPFARALALGKIDDKIADDLPPLVAKHGTPLVRDLFEGHTPAAPGARKLGANPRPASVLTLKGDPQKGAALFANKEMKCANCHKIGNTGGAVGPDLTTIGKVRTRSELLDSLLNPSAKVEPQFATYNVRTKDEKTYTGVLVKRDEKQLVLRDAENKEIAIAGDEVESVRPSRLSLMPDGLLSALTPQDAADLLEYLATRR from the coding sequence ATGTCTCCCCGCACCTTCGCACGGACGGCGGTTCACGTCACCGGGTTCACTGTCCTCGCCCTGATCGCGCTCGGTTGGCCCACGCGCGCCGCGGACGATAAGGTCGCCCAGCCGAGGGGCGACTCCGCGAAGCGGAAGCCGTGGACCGCGTCGAAGGTTACCGGCAGCCCCGAACCGCCTCCGAAGTTCAGGGCGGTGCGGGCGTTCCCGCAGGTACAAGTCCGCCACCCGGTGTTCTTTGTGCCGTGCCCCGGCACCGACCGCGTCTTCGTCGGCGAGCAAGAAGGCGTCATGTACTCGTTCGCGAACACGCCAGACGCGAAGCGGGAACTGGCCTTCGATTTCGGTAAGGAACTGAAGACGGTCGAGAAGTTGCCCGGTGCCAAGGGTGTGGGTGAATTGTACGGACTGGCGTTCCACCCGGAGTTCGCGAAGAACCGGCACTGCTACGTGTGCTACACGCTGAACCCCAAAACGCCGGCGAAGGACGGGCGGTTCGCGGACGGCTCGCGCGTGTCGCGCTTCAAGGTGACGGACACGAACCCGCCGCGGCTCGACCCCGCGAGCGAGGAAATCGTGCTCACGTTCGTCGGCGGCGGGCACAACGGCGGCGACCTGCACTTCGGTCCGGACGGCTACCTGTACATCTCCACCGGCGACGCCGCGAGCCCGAACCCGCCGGACCCGCTCGGGACCGGCCAGGACTGTTCCGACCTGCTCTCTTCCGTTCTGCGCATCGACATCAACAAGAAGGACGGTGGGAAGAACTACGCGGTTCCCCAAGACAACCCGTTCGTCGGACTGAAGGACGTGCGGCCCGAAATCTGGGCTTTCGGGTTCCGCAACCCGTGGCGCATGAGCTTCGACCGCAAGACCGGTGACCTGTGGGTCGGCGACGTCGGCTGGGAACTGTGGGAGATGGTCCACAAGGTCGAGAAGGGCGGCAACTACGGCTGGAGCATCACGGAGGCGCGCCAGCCGGTGAGGCCCGATCAGAAGATCGGCCCGACGCCGATCCGCGCGCCGGTCATCGAACTTCCGCACACGATCGCGGCGAGCGTGACGGGCGGTTACGTGTACCGCGGGAAGAAGTTCCCCGAACTGGCGGGTGCGTATGTCTTCGGCGACTGGGAGACGCGGCGCGTCTGGGCCGCGCGGTTCGACGGCGGCCGGCTCACGGAAATGCCCGAGATCATGAAGCCGACCGTTCGGCCGTCGGCGTTCGGCCAGGACGCCGACGGAGAGCTTTACATTTGCGACTACGACAGCGGGGCGATTTACACCCTCGAACGCAACACGAGCAACGCCGCCAACACGCAGTTCCCGACCCGGCTGAGTGAAACGGGCGTGTTTGCCGACGTGAAGAAGCTCGAACCCGCCGAAGGGGTGATTCCCTTCTACGTCAACGGTCGCCAGTGGCAGGACGGGGCTACCGCGGACTATCTGCTTGCTCTGCCGGGGCTCTCGACGGTGTCGTTTTTCGAGAAGCCGCGGCCGCTTCCGGGGCAGGTGTTCTGGCACAACTTCGCGATGCGGTTTCCGAAGGACGCCGTGCTCGTGAAGACGCTCACGCTCGACGTGCTGGGCGAAAAGAACCTGGTCGAAACGCGGGCGGAGACGCAACTCCTGCACTTCGACGGGGAGGACTGGCGCGGGTACACCTACGCCTGGCGCGACGACCAGTCCGACGCCGACCTCGTGCCCGCGGAGGGCGGCGAGAAGGTGTTTACGGTCGCGACCGGTGGCAAGACCGAGAAGGGGGCGTGGGCGGCGGTCGGCAAGCGTGAGCAAATGTGGACGTTCCACAGCCGGGCGCAGTGCCTGAGCTGCCACAACGCGTGGTCCGAATACTCGCTGGCGTTCAACATTCGGCAACTCAACCGCGCTCCGCTGTTCGGCGGTGAGAAGGCCACGAACCAACTGGTGCATCTCACTACCGAGGGGTACGCCCACCGCATCGGCGACAACGAGCACGTACTGCCGCCGTTCAGCGCCGCGTCGGTGAAGAAGGAGCCGGCCCTGGTGCCGCTCCAGGCCGACGGCACGCTCGACGCGAAGGCACGCAGCTACCTGCACGTCAACTGCGCGCACTGCCACCGGTTCGGCGGGGGCGGCGGTCAGGTGGTGCTGGAACTGGACGCCGCAAAGCCGCTCCGGGAAACGGGCATCTTCGACGTGCGGCCCCGGCAGGGCGATTTCGGTTTGCCGGACGCGCGCATCGTGGCGCCGGGCGACCCGTACCGCAGCGTGCTGTTTTACCGGATGGCGAAGTTCGGCCGCGGGCGGATGCCGCACCTCGGGTCCGAGTTCCCGCACGCGCACGCGCTCGACCTGGTCGGGAAGTGGATCGCGTCACTTTCGAGCCCGCCGAAGGACTGGACGTTTCCGAACCCGGACCTCACCCGGCCCGAGAAGGCGTATGTGACTTTCGGTGAGGCGTGGCCGTTCGCCCGGGCGCTCGCGCTGGGCAAGATCGATGACAAAATTGCGGACGATCTGCCGCCCCTGGTTGCGAAGCACGGTACGCCGCTCGTGCGCGACCTGTTCGAGGGGCACACGCCCGCGGCTCCCGGCGCGCGAAAGCTGGGGGCGAACCCACGGCCCGCTTCCGTCCTCACGTTGAAAGGCGACCCGCAGAAGGGGGCGGCGCTGTTCGCCAACAAGGAAATGAAGTGCGCGAACTGCCACAAGATCGGGAACACGGGCGGCGCGGTGGGGCCGGATCTGACGACGATCGGTAAGGTTCGCACGCGTTCGGAACTGCTCGACAGCTTGTTGAACCCGTCGGCGAAGGTCGAGCCACAGTTCGCGACGTACAACGTCCGCACGAAGGACGAGAAAACGTACACCGGCGTTCTGGTGAAGCGCGACGAGAAGCAACTGGTTCTTCGCGACGCCGAGAACAAGGAAATCGCGATCGCGGGCGACGAGGTCGAAAGCGTGCGGCCGTCGCGCCTGTCGCTGATGCCCGACGGGCTGCTGAGTGCGCTCACCCCACAGGACGCCGCCGACCTGTTGGAGTACCTTGCGACCCGCAGGTGA
- a CDS encoding PhzF family phenazine biosynthesis protein gives MIPFAVADAFTDTPFAGNPAAVCLLKGWPSDEWLRRVSREMNLSETAFLVHRQGTEYELRWFTPQVEVELCGHATLASAHVLWTSGCEGRDVIRFHTTKSGELQARRLSSGEIALDFPAKPATPCAPPAGLLESLGARAVAVARNQFDYLVELATAAEVRALAPDFTQLAKVECRGAIVTAPANDAPFDFVSRFFAPAVGVDEDPVTGSAHCCLAEWWGGKLNRTDLTGFQASERGGVVRVVRTNGRVQLIGRAVAVTRGELLVPPA, from the coding sequence ATGATTCCGTTCGCCGTAGCCGATGCGTTCACCGACACACCTTTCGCGGGCAACCCGGCCGCCGTGTGCCTTCTGAAGGGGTGGCCGTCGGACGAATGGCTGCGACGGGTCTCACGCGAAATGAACCTGTCCGAGACGGCGTTCCTGGTGCATCGTCAGGGCACCGAGTACGAGCTACGGTGGTTCACGCCCCAGGTCGAAGTCGAGTTGTGCGGGCACGCGACGCTGGCCTCCGCCCATGTGCTGTGGACCTCAGGCTGTGAAGGCCGAGACGTGATACGGTTCCACACAACGAAAAGCGGCGAGTTGCAGGCACGCCGACTCTCATCCGGGGAAATCGCGCTGGATTTCCCCGCAAAGCCTGCGACCCCGTGCGCCCCGCCCGCGGGGTTACTGGAATCGCTCGGTGCGCGAGCGGTCGCCGTGGCGCGGAACCAGTTCGACTATCTCGTGGAACTGGCAACTGCAGCCGAAGTGCGGGCGCTGGCCCCCGACTTCACGCAGCTCGCAAAAGTGGAATGCCGTGGGGCGATCGTGACCGCACCTGCGAACGACGCGCCGTTCGATTTCGTGTCGCGGTTCTTCGCCCCGGCGGTGGGGGTCGACGAAGACCCGGTGACCGGGTCCGCGCATTGCTGCCTGGCAGAGTGGTGGGGCGGGAAACTGAATCGGACAGATTTGACGGGCTTTCAGGCCAGTGAGCGAGGCGGCGTGGTACGTGTGGTACGCACGAACGGTCGCGTGCAACTGATCGGTCGCGCGGTCGCGGTCACGCGCGGCGAGTTGCTCGTCCCGCCGGCGTAA
- a CDS encoding TIGR03000 domain-containing protein: MPVDPVLGDPANPVPQPLPVPATTGEAAPATITVIASEGATVSFDGIDTNQTGTRHSFTTRPIEPGAEKRVSVRVDGPGGPATLSVGVRAGEKATVDMRK, from the coding sequence GTGCCCGTTGATCCGGTTCTGGGCGACCCGGCGAACCCTGTGCCGCAACCGCTGCCGGTTCCGGCAACGACGGGCGAAGCGGCGCCCGCGACGATTACGGTCATCGCCTCCGAAGGTGCGACCGTGTCATTTGACGGGATCGACACCAACCAGACCGGGACGCGACACTCGTTTACGACCCGCCCCATTGAGCCGGGGGCTGAAAAGCGGGTCAGCGTTCGTGTCGATGGTCCCGGCGGCCCTGCCACTCTTTCCGTCGGCGTGCGGGCGGGTGAAAAGGCGACCGTGGACATGCGGAAGTGA
- a CDS encoding DEAD/DEAH box helicase — MPFKALGLHPLIVRATQDLGYQEPTPVQAGAIPAALEGRDVLATAQTGTGKTAGFLLPILHRLLAQPRGGTRALVLSPTRELAEQIQDVCTGLAKHTPIQSALVVGGRPEGPQERAFRAGVDIIVATPGRLLDMLQRNVAKLDRATTLVLDEADSLFDMGFLPDVKRIMARMPARKHTLLFSATMPPVIGQLANEVLRNPAVVQIGRRSSTAVGITQAAYPVPTHLKTALLRHLLRETEMPSVLVFTRTKFGAKKIARQVAADGFTVAELHSNRTPSQRTAAMEGFRQGKFQVMVATNIAARGLDVNHITHVISTDVPDVPEDYVHRIGRTGRAGATGDAFILFSRDEEDSLARIERQVGQRLPRVTLPDFDYTLAAPPPQPNGAKPPRGGGGSRPAQSAKPKSPKRPQGQGQPQPKRSNTPKGRSGGGSTRPGPRK, encoded by the coding sequence ATGCCGTTCAAAGCCTTGGGTCTTCATCCGCTGATCGTCCGCGCCACCCAGGACCTCGGGTACCAGGAGCCGACGCCCGTCCAGGCCGGCGCGATCCCGGCGGCCCTTGAAGGCCGCGACGTCCTCGCGACCGCGCAAACCGGCACCGGGAAGACCGCGGGGTTCCTGCTGCCGATCCTGCACCGGCTGCTCGCCCAGCCGCGCGGCGGAACGCGCGCCCTGGTGCTGTCCCCGACCCGCGAACTGGCCGAGCAAATTCAGGACGTGTGTACGGGCCTCGCGAAGCACACGCCGATCCAATCGGCGCTGGTGGTCGGCGGCCGGCCCGAGGGGCCGCAGGAGCGGGCCTTCCGCGCGGGGGTGGACATCATCGTCGCCACCCCCGGGCGGTTGCTCGACATGCTTCAGCGGAACGTCGCGAAGCTCGACCGCGCCACCACACTCGTCCTCGACGAGGCCGACAGCCTGTTCGACATGGGCTTCCTGCCCGACGTGAAACGGATCATGGCGCGAATGCCGGCGCGGAAGCACACGCTGCTCTTCTCCGCAACGATGCCGCCGGTGATCGGCCAGCTCGCCAACGAGGTGCTGCGCAACCCCGCGGTGGTTCAGATCGGGCGCCGCAGTTCCACGGCCGTGGGCATCACCCAGGCCGCGTACCCGGTTCCCACGCACCTCAAAACCGCCCTGCTCCGTCACCTGCTGCGCGAGACGGAGATGCCGTCGGTGCTGGTGTTCACGCGGACCAAGTTCGGGGCCAAGAAGATCGCCCGCCAGGTGGCCGCGGACGGTTTCACGGTAGCCGAACTGCACAGCAACCGTACCCCGTCGCAGCGCACCGCCGCGATGGAGGGCTTCCGCCAGGGCAAATTCCAGGTGATGGTGGCGACCAACATTGCCGCCCGCGGGTTGGACGTGAACCACATCACGCACGTCATCAGCACGGACGTACCGGACGTGCCCGAAGACTACGTCCACCGGATCGGCCGCACCGGCCGCGCCGGCGCGACCGGCGACGCGTTCATCCTGTTCTCGCGCGACGAGGAGGACTCGTTGGCCCGGATCGAACGTCAGGTCGGGCAGCGGCTCCCGCGCGTCACCCTCCCGGACTTCGATTACACGCTTGCGGCCCCGCCCCCACAGCCGAACGGCGCGAAGCCGCCACGCGGCGGGGGCGGTTCACGCCCGGCGCAAAGTGCCAAGCCGAAAAGTCCGAAACGGCCGCAAGGTCAGGGGCAACCGCAACCGAAAAGAAGTAACACGCCGAAGGGACGGTCGGGAGGAGGATCGACACGACCGGGTCCGCGAAAGTGA
- a CDS encoding FG-GAP repeat domain-containing protein, whose protein sequence is MPAADSLAFVTFNGAADSTVNVYSASTTIPQLPTITPFAGYRGSIVAATGDVNGDGVSDVIVGAQIPDGHVKVFDGATGATLESYLAFPGFNGAVSVGAGDVNGDGAAEVLVSADASNAHVKAIGAQGQVLASFFAFPGFLGHVSVSGGDFNNDGTDEILIGAGGTGVNGRTAIFNASGAVYDAGFFAFPGFDGSVSVDAGDVDGDGIADIVVGTGPGSAGGTIKAFSGSGFSQIGSFVAYAPTVTSGVSVRVVDRNLDGRRDIFVARQGGNFIGLAGFSSLAPQFHGVSAGNDETSFGAALGFPGDPAADIAPIVVSDNSYASVVASVVATAAPSDNGLVGTDDFSQFGVAGEPPPLGEVPFSDFSAEIL, encoded by the coding sequence GTGCCCGCAGCCGACAGCCTCGCGTTCGTCACGTTTAACGGCGCGGCTGACTCCACGGTCAACGTCTACAGCGCGTCCACCACCATACCCCAACTGCCGACGATCACGCCGTTCGCGGGCTACCGCGGCTCGATCGTGGCCGCCACGGGCGACGTCAACGGCGACGGCGTGTCTGACGTGATCGTCGGCGCGCAGATTCCGGACGGACACGTGAAGGTGTTCGACGGCGCCACCGGCGCCACTCTGGAGAGCTATTTGGCGTTCCCGGGCTTCAACGGCGCGGTCAGCGTCGGCGCCGGCGACGTGAACGGCGACGGCGCGGCCGAAGTTCTCGTATCCGCCGACGCCAGCAACGCGCACGTCAAAGCGATCGGTGCGCAGGGCCAGGTGCTGGCGAGTTTCTTCGCGTTCCCGGGTTTTCTCGGACACGTCTCCGTGAGCGGCGGCGACTTCAACAACGACGGCACGGACGAAATCCTCATCGGCGCCGGCGGGACGGGTGTGAACGGCCGCACGGCTATCTTCAACGCGAGCGGAGCCGTGTACGACGCCGGGTTCTTCGCGTTCCCCGGTTTTGACGGCTCCGTCAGTGTTGACGCTGGGGACGTGGACGGCGACGGCATTGCGGACATCGTCGTTGGCACCGGCCCGGGTTCGGCCGGCGGCACGATCAAAGCGTTCAGCGGGTCCGGGTTCTCACAGATCGGCAGCTTCGTCGCTTACGCCCCCACCGTAACGAGTGGTGTTTCGGTGCGGGTGGTGGACAGGAACCTGGACGGCCGGCGCGACATTTTCGTCGCGCGGCAAGGCGGCAACTTCATCGGCCTGGCCGGTTTTTCCAGCCTCGCACCGCAGTTCCACGGGGTGTCCGCGGGCAACGACGAAACTAGCTTCGGAGCGGCGCTCGGGTTCCCCGGCGACCCGGCGGCGGACATTGCGCCGATCGTCGTTTCCGACAACAGTTACGCATCGGTCGTCGCATCGGTCGTCGCAACGGCGGCACCGTCCGACAACGGCCTCGTCGGCACGGACGACTTCTCGCAGTTCGGCGTAGCGGGCGAGCCGCCCCCGTTGGGCGAGGTGCCGTTTAGCGATTTCTCAGCAGAAATCCTGTAA